A section of the Phaseolus vulgaris cultivar G19833 chromosome 8, P. vulgaris v2.0, whole genome shotgun sequence genome encodes:
- the LOC137825042 gene encoding uncharacterized protein, with protein sequence MTGHISASGDGTDGSKYWVNKGNKDSKDSFRRPRSPDNMGELDKDLCLFWKSVAAANITFPTASIIPFEFFESQLEIHIDNILGKGKLAELRVITRSHKLAAGSQAVPNPVAAIVATQGKTPPRGPTSSGVLPAPERKKLILRKPKRKTPQVVQEEEHDDEDTEDGLITKRTRVATSTPPTLPTPTPPSPPALLGPVQATPLAVAPPIVESSDPYYVENPPSASTPFVSVGEGPPSTTSIAGAALGEDEGAQISPILITESPTSPPRLEAPLALQTQEGGGESQHQTPPVPQASASSLPASFEETLGPFTTQLKTMAEDLPLLVSRAVKASLKKLQEENSALKESNLMIRAEADKLTCNLLMTEMEHSRLEDALDAELRNTRKEASDLRQKLHTQLQEKIDLESKLVPYRVKVADMEAARKAEASLVEKLEKRSVDREVLLGKVENERDKALAELAEAREETKKIAAELAQTRDESKKAAEELARSHEEEEGLKKQTHELEQSAAQVLSAGFDAALEQVACQYPELDLSMVSICNEVVDGKIVPSED encoded by the exons ATGACTGGGCACATATCCGCCTCTGGTGATGGGACAGATGGATCGaagtattgggtaaacaaggggaacaaggaCTCCAAGGACAGCTTTAGGagaccaagaagtcctgacaacatgggggagttagacaaagatctttgtctcttctggaagagtgtggctgctgccaacatcaccttccctaCTGCCTCAATAATtcccttcgagttcttcgagagCCAACTCGAAATACACATAG ATAACATTTTGGGAAAAGGGAAATTGGCGGAATTAAGGGTGATCACCCGATCCCACAAGctcgcggcgggctcccaagCTGTCCCCAACCCGGTGGCGGCGATCGTCGCTACCCAAGGCAAAACTCCTCCCCGAGGTCCAACTTCTTCTGGGGTACTACCCGCCCCAGAAAGGAAAAAACTAATCTTGAGGAAACCCAAAAGGAAGACTCCTCAGGTGGTGCAAGAGGAAGAACATGACGACGAAGATACTGAGGATGGCCTTATTACTAAGAGGACAAGGGTGGCCACCTCTACACCACCTacactcccaacaccaacaccgccctcacctccagctcTGCTAggaccagtccaagcaacacccttggccgTCGCGCCCCCGATAGTTGAAAGCAGCGACCCTTACTACGTGGaaaaccctccaagcgcctcaaCACCGTTTGTATCTGtcggagagggtcctccttccacAACATCCATCGCTGGGGCCGCACTAGGAGAAGATGAGGGCGCTCAAATTTCGCCAATACTGATAACAGAATCCCcgacctcaccaccacgcctagAAGCTCCCCTTGCTTtacaaactcaagagggtggtggtgaaagtcaacATCAAACCCCGCCAGTGCCTCAAGCATCAGCCTCAAGCCTCCCAGCTTCCTTCGAAGAGACCTTGGGACCCTTCACAACCCAACTGAAGACCATGGCGGAAGATCTTCCTTTGCTTGTATCAAGAGCTGTAAAGGCTTCACTCAAGAAGCTTCAAGAGGAGAACTCCGCGCTCAAGGAATCAAATCTGATGATAAGGGCTGAGGCGGATAAGCTCACTTGCAACCTGCTGATGACTGAGATGGAACACTCAAGGTTGGAGGATGCATTGGACGCTGAGCTAAGGAACacacgcaaggaggcctccgatctgcgccaaaaactgcacACCCAGCTTCAAGAGAAGATTGACTTGGAGAGCAAATTAGTTCCATACAGGGTCAAGGTTGCAGATATGGAGGCTGCACGAAAAGCTGAAGCTTCCCTGGTGGAAAAACTTGAGAAAAGGTCGGTAGATAGGGAGGTCCTTCTGGGGAAGGTCGAGAATGAAAGGGACAAGGCTCTCGCCGAGCTCGCCGAAGCTCGCGAGGAGACCAAAAAGatcgctgcagagctggcccaaaCTCGGGACGAGAGCAAAAAAGCTGCTGAAGAACTTGCTCGATctcatgaggaggaagaaggtCTGAAGAAGCAAACTCATGAGCTCGAGCAGAGCGCTGCTCAAGTCCTCTCCGCTGGGTTCGACGCCGCTCTGGAGCAAGTAGCATGCCAATACCCTGAGCTCGATCTTTCCATGGTGTCGAtctgcaacgaagtggtggatgggaagattgtaCCCTCCGAAGACTAA